In Achromobacter xylosoxidans A8, a single window of DNA contains:
- the adeC gene encoding AdeC/AdeK/OprM family multidrug efflux complex outer membrane factor — protein MTFPMRTLLSVSLAAALAGCSLAPTYERPDAPVDTAYPTGPSYQAAQPADAGGLLTADIGWRDFFGSDPLLQQLIEQSLANNRDLRVAALNVEAARAQYRIQRADLMPSVGIAGQESAQRSPADLSPSGRATTSHSYQVGAAMSAWELDLFGRIRSLSDKALESYLALDETRTATQLTLIAEVANAYLTLRADQELLSLTRETLKSQQDSFKLTQQSYDQGLSTSLDLSQAEVSLRTAERNLSQYTRQAAQDRNALVLLVGQPLSPEMTAALDNAVRLDDGMLPTTLPAGLPSDLLARRPDIRAAEHQLKGANANIGAARAAFFPTISLTGSAGTASASLGGLFEGGSGAWSFVPQITVPIFAGGSLLAGLDLAKVQKNIQVAQYEKSIQTGFREVADALAGRGTLDEQIQAQQLLVAANQRAYDASDQRFRQGIDDYLSVLDSQRSLYTAQQALVDTRRARLSNLVTLYKVLGGGWTERTVTAQAQQ, from the coding sequence ATGACATTCCCGATGAGAACCTTGCTGTCTGTTTCCCTGGCGGCGGCCCTGGCGGGCTGCTCGCTGGCCCCCACCTACGAACGGCCGGATGCGCCGGTCGACACGGCCTATCCCACGGGTCCGTCCTACCAGGCGGCCCAGCCCGCCGACGCGGGCGGCCTGCTGACCGCCGACATCGGCTGGCGCGATTTCTTCGGTTCGGATCCGCTGCTGCAACAGCTGATCGAACAGTCGCTGGCGAACAACCGCGACCTGCGCGTGGCGGCCTTGAACGTCGAAGCGGCGCGGGCCCAGTACCGCATCCAGCGCGCCGACCTGATGCCCAGCGTCGGCATCGCCGGCCAGGAATCGGCCCAGCGTTCGCCGGCCGACCTGAGCCCGAGCGGCCGCGCCACCACCAGCCACAGCTACCAGGTCGGCGCCGCTATGTCGGCCTGGGAACTGGACCTGTTCGGGCGTATCCGCAGCCTGAGCGACAAGGCGCTGGAATCCTATCTGGCGCTGGATGAAACCCGCACGGCGACCCAGCTGACGCTGATCGCCGAAGTGGCCAACGCCTACCTGACCCTGCGCGCCGACCAGGAACTGCTGAGCCTGACGCGCGAGACGCTCAAGAGCCAGCAGGATTCCTTCAAGCTCACGCAGCAGAGCTACGACCAGGGCCTGTCGACGTCGCTGGACCTGAGCCAGGCGGAAGTGTCGCTGCGCACCGCCGAGCGCAACCTGTCGCAGTACACGCGCCAGGCCGCGCAGGACCGCAATGCGCTGGTCCTGCTGGTGGGCCAGCCGCTGTCGCCCGAGATGACGGCGGCGCTGGACAACGCGGTCAGGCTGGACGACGGCATGCTGCCGACCACGCTGCCCGCTGGCCTGCCGTCGGACTTGCTGGCCCGCCGCCCGGACATCCGCGCGGCCGAGCACCAGTTGAAGGGCGCCAACGCCAACATCGGCGCGGCGCGCGCGGCGTTCTTCCCGACCATCAGCCTGACGGGCTCGGCCGGCACCGCCAGCGCCAGCCTGGGCGGCCTGTTCGAAGGCGGTTCGGGCGCCTGGAGCTTCGTGCCCCAGATCACCGTGCCGATCTTCGCTGGCGGCTCGCTGCTCGCCGGCCTGGATCTGGCCAAGGTGCAGAAGAACATCCAGGTCGCGCAGTACGAGAAGTCGATCCAGACAGGTTTCCGTGAAGTGGCGGACGCCCTGGCCGGGCGCGGCACGCTGGACGAGCAGATCCAGGCACAGCAGCTTCTGGTGGCCGCCAACCAGCGCGCCTACGACGCGTCGGACCAGCGCTTCCGCCAAGGCATCGACGACTATCTGAGCGTGCTGGATTCGCAGCGTTCGCTGTACACCGCGCAGCAGGCCCTGGTCGATACGCGCCGGGCCAGGCTGTCCAACCTGGTCACCTTGTACAAGGTGCTGGGCGGCGGCTGGACCGAACGCACCGTGACCGCCCAGGCTCAGCAGTAA
- a CDS encoding GlsB/YeaQ/YmgE family stress response membrane protein, which yields MSIIIMIIVGFVVGLIARAIMPGDQNMGIIMTTILGIVGSVVAGFLGQSLGWYAPGEPAGWIGSVVGAIVVLFVVGLIAKKRA from the coding sequence ATGAGCATCATCATCATGATCATCGTCGGGTTCGTCGTGGGCCTGATCGCCCGCGCCATCATGCCCGGAGACCAGAACATGGGGATCATCATGACCACCATCCTGGGTATCGTCGGCTCGGTCGTTGCCGGCTTCCTGGGCCAGTCCCTGGGCTGGTACGCACCGGGCGAACCGGCAGGCTGGATCGGGTCGGTCGTCGGCGCGATCGTCGTGCTGTTCGTGGTGGGCCTGATCGCCAAGAAGCGCGCCTGA
- a CDS encoding SCO family protein: MRHLISGRALRSLLLTLCVFLAACGDRNVDWTLYNVKGHLPDLKFSLPGAGGKTISSDDLKGKTVLLFFGYASCPDVCPTTMAQLTAVLQNLGDKARDVRILFVSVDPHRDTPDILQAYVNAFNNNAIGVTGDEKQIADLARRYRVAYQIEKPRPGDDADMYEVTHSRGVYIFDKDGKARLLASDTDSIEAMTKDVRQLIDLTS; encoded by the coding sequence ATGCGACACCTCATTTCCGGCCGCGCCCTGCGCAGCCTGCTGTTGACCCTGTGCGTGTTTCTCGCTGCCTGCGGCGACAGGAACGTCGACTGGACCCTGTACAACGTCAAGGGACACCTGCCCGACCTGAAGTTCTCGCTGCCCGGCGCGGGCGGCAAGACGATCAGCAGCGACGACCTGAAGGGCAAGACGGTGCTGCTGTTCTTCGGCTACGCCAGTTGCCCGGACGTCTGCCCCACCACCATGGCGCAGTTGACGGCCGTGCTGCAGAACCTGGGCGACAAGGCCCGCGATGTGCGCATCCTGTTCGTCAGCGTGGACCCGCACCGCGACACGCCGGACATCCTGCAGGCCTACGTCAACGCCTTCAACAACAACGCCATCGGCGTGACCGGCGATGAAAAGCAGATCGCGGACCTGGCGCGCCGCTATCGCGTGGCCTACCAGATCGAGAAGCCGCGTCCGGGCGACGACGCCGATATGTACGAAGTCACGCACAGCCGCGGCGTGTATATATTCGACAAAGATGGGAAGGCGCGATTGCTGGCTTCGGACACCGACAGCATCGAGGCCATGACCAAGGACGTGCGCCAGTTGATCGATCTGACGTCCTGA
- a CDS encoding class I SAM-dependent methyltransferase has translation MDMPVRNSLGYPYYPYYPVVLDLLRSRLADSVLDAPCGLGWLGDMLPAASGRQVDIDGVGLWEFPQAGGGYRQLSEHDLETPLTVATAYDAVVCCEAIHLLTNPGVLMQSFHRALRPGGTLIITTPNTWYFRSRLQFLLRGFHSGFRPMVGRQRGEDYITYFPWSFPQLHLLLKHYGFTDITLHDVDEHKPKRMVEHVLAVPSRLYYGRRLRQAQDEESRRYWQQAGSDQSVHGRWLVMSARRPVADAVGG, from the coding sequence ATGGACATGCCGGTCAGGAATTCCTTGGGCTATCCCTACTACCCGTACTACCCCGTCGTGCTCGACCTCCTGCGCAGCCGCCTGGCGGACTCGGTGCTGGACGCGCCCTGCGGACTGGGCTGGCTGGGCGACATGCTGCCCGCCGCCAGCGGCCGGCAGGTCGATATCGACGGCGTGGGACTGTGGGAGTTTCCGCAGGCTGGCGGCGGCTATCGCCAGCTAAGCGAGCACGACCTGGAAACGCCGCTGACGGTGGCCACTGCCTATGACGCCGTGGTCTGCTGCGAAGCGATCCATCTGCTGACCAATCCCGGCGTGCTGATGCAGAGCTTCCACCGCGCGCTGCGGCCGGGCGGCACGCTGATCATCACCACGCCCAATACCTGGTACTTCCGTTCGCGCCTGCAGTTCCTGCTGCGCGGCTTCCATTCCGGGTTCCGGCCCATGGTGGGACGGCAGCGCGGCGAGGATTACATCACCTACTTCCCCTGGAGCTTTCCGCAGCTGCACCTGCTGCTCAAGCACTACGGCTTTACGGACATCACGTTGCACGACGTGGACGAGCACAAGCCCAAGCGCATGGTGGAGCATGTGCTGGCGGTGCCGTCGCGGCTGTACTACGGGCGCCGGCTCAGGCAGGCGCAAGACGAGGAAAGCCGCCGCTACTGGCAGCAGGCCGGCTCCGACCAGTCCGTGCATGGCCGCTGGCTGGTGATGTCGGCGCGCCGGCCGGTTGCCGACGCCGTTGGCGGATAG
- a CDS encoding M3 family metallopeptidase: MSQNPLLAPVSDLVDYAAVKPGHIVPAVEELLGIARQAVDRAADPALAPTWDAVVEPLDTASERLWRAWSVAGHLNAVVNTPELREAYNAALPLVTEFSTWVGLHEGLYKQYQRLAAAPDFASWTPVRRRIVEMALRDFRLSGVELQGADRERYAAISDREAQASQKFSENVLDSIDAWSLLVDDEARLAGIPADVRAAARAAAEEDGKPGWKLTLKMPCYLPVMQYAQDRTLREALYRGYGTVASEHGDGKFDNSPLIEELLALRAEEAGLLGLGTFAALRLQTRMARDAQEVTVFLRDLAARAKPYAQRDLAELKAYATGELGLDDLQPWDVAYASERLRESRYAYSEDEVKQYFTEPRVLSGLFEVIETLFDVRLAETPVSSWHGDVRGVRVENPKGGLIGYLYLDLYARAGKQSGAWVDSERTRRVVAGKVQTPIAYLTCNFSRPNGDKAAVLTHDDVITLFHETGHALHALLSEVDEPGAAAFASVEWDAIELPSQFMENFCWEWAVVQKLSAHVDTGEPLPRALYDRLVAARNYQSGMQTVRQIEFALFDMLMHDRAQGASIAEVLALLQEVRQEVAVLFPPAWHRLPHAFSHLFAGGYGAGYYSYKWAEVLSADAYEAFEEAAARQAGNALGTLDPETGARFRREVLAVGGSRPAAESFAAFRGRAPRIDALLRHSGMTPA; this comes from the coding sequence ATGTCCCAGAACCCCCTGCTCGCCCCTGTTTCCGACCTCGTCGACTATGCGGCCGTCAAGCCCGGACACATCGTGCCCGCGGTCGAGGAACTGCTGGGCATCGCCCGCCAGGCCGTGGACCGCGCCGCCGACCCCGCGCTGGCGCCTACCTGGGACGCCGTGGTGGAACCGCTGGATACCGCCTCGGAACGCCTGTGGCGCGCCTGGTCGGTGGCCGGCCACCTGAATGCCGTGGTCAACACGCCGGAATTGCGCGAAGCCTATAACGCCGCCCTGCCCCTGGTGACCGAATTCTCGACCTGGGTCGGCCTGCACGAAGGCCTGTACAAGCAGTACCAGCGCCTGGCCGCCGCCCCCGATTTCGCGTCGTGGACGCCGGTGCGCCGCCGCATCGTGGAAATGGCCCTGCGCGACTTCCGCCTGAGCGGCGTGGAACTGCAAGGCGCCGACCGCGAACGCTACGCCGCCATTTCCGACCGCGAGGCCCAGGCTTCACAGAAGTTCTCCGAAAACGTGCTGGACTCGATCGACGCCTGGTCGCTGCTGGTCGACGATGAAGCCCGCCTGGCCGGCATCCCGGCCGACGTGCGGGCCGCCGCCCGCGCCGCCGCCGAGGAAGACGGCAAGCCGGGCTGGAAGCTCACGTTGAAGATGCCGTGCTACCTGCCCGTCATGCAGTACGCCCAGGACCGCACACTGCGCGAGGCGCTGTACCGCGGCTACGGCACCGTGGCGTCGGAACACGGCGACGGCAAGTTCGACAATTCGCCCCTGATCGAGGAACTGCTGGCCCTGCGCGCCGAAGAAGCCGGCCTGCTCGGCCTGGGCACCTTCGCCGCGCTGCGCCTGCAGACCCGCATGGCCCGCGATGCCCAGGAAGTCACCGTATTCCTGCGCGACCTGGCCGCGCGCGCCAAGCCTTACGCCCAGCGCGACCTGGCGGAACTGAAGGCCTACGCCACCGGCGAACTGGGCCTGGACGACCTGCAGCCCTGGGATGTGGCCTACGCCTCCGAGCGCCTGCGCGAATCGCGCTACGCCTATTCCGAAGACGAGGTGAAGCAATACTTCACCGAACCGCGCGTACTGTCCGGCCTGTTCGAGGTCATCGAAACCTTGTTCGACGTGCGCCTGGCGGAAACGCCGGTGTCGTCCTGGCACGGCGACGTGCGCGGTGTGCGCGTGGAAAACCCCAAGGGCGGACTCATCGGCTATCTGTACCTGGACCTGTACGCCCGCGCCGGCAAGCAGAGCGGCGCCTGGGTCGACAGCGAACGCACGCGCCGCGTCGTGGCTGGCAAGGTGCAGACGCCCATCGCCTACCTGACCTGCAATTTCTCGCGCCCCAACGGCGACAAGGCCGCCGTCCTGACGCACGACGACGTCATCACGCTGTTCCATGAAACCGGCCATGCGCTGCACGCCCTGCTGTCCGAAGTGGACGAACCCGGCGCGGCGGCCTTCGCCAGCGTGGAATGGGACGCCATCGAACTGCCCTCGCAGTTCATGGAGAACTTCTGCTGGGAATGGGCAGTGGTGCAGAAGCTGTCCGCCCACGTCGACACGGGCGAGCCCCTGCCGCGCGCGCTCTACGACCGCCTGGTCGCCGCCCGCAACTACCAGAGCGGCATGCAGACCGTGCGCCAGATCGAGTTCGCGCTGTTCGACATGCTGATGCACGACCGCGCCCAGGGCGCCTCGATTGCCGAAGTGCTGGCCCTGCTGCAGGAAGTGCGCCAGGAAGTGGCCGTGCTGTTCCCGCCAGCCTGGCACCGCCTGCCGCATGCCTTCTCGCACCTGTTCGCGGGCGGTTACGGCGCGGGCTACTACAGCTACAAATGGGCGGAGGTGCTGTCGGCCGACGCCTACGAAGCCTTCGAGGAAGCGGCGGCGCGCCAGGCTGGCAACGCCCTGGGTACGCTGGATCCCGAAACCGGCGCGCGCTTCCGCCGCGAGGTGCTGGCCGTGGGCGGCTCGCGCCCGGCGGCTGAATCCTTTGCCGCCTTCCGCGGACGCGCCCCGCGCATCGACGCCCTGCTGCGCCACAGCGGCATGACGCCCGCCTGA
- the folD gene encoding bifunctional methylenetetrahydrofolate dehydrogenase/methenyltetrahydrofolate cyclohydrolase FolD: MTARIIDGAALSACIREEAAQRVAALAAKGTRPGLAVVLVGEDPASQVYVRNKVAACEKAGLHSVKEQYPADMTEAELLARIAILNQDPTIHGILVQLPLPKHMDSHKVIEAIAAEKDVDGFHISNAGLLMTGQPLFRPCTPYGVMKMLESEGVTLRGAEAVIVGASNIVGKPMAMLLLQAGATITICNSKTRDLAAQTRRADVLVVATGKPGMIDGSMIKPGAVVIDVGINRGADGKLCGDVDFASAKEVAGAITPVPGGVGPMTIAMLLVNTIEAAERAAG, from the coding sequence ATGACGGCAAGGATTATCGACGGCGCGGCCCTGTCGGCGTGCATTCGCGAAGAAGCGGCCCAACGCGTTGCGGCCCTGGCCGCCAAGGGCACCCGCCCCGGCTTGGCCGTGGTGCTGGTGGGTGAAGACCCCGCCTCCCAGGTGTACGTCCGCAACAAGGTCGCCGCCTGCGAAAAGGCCGGCCTGCATTCCGTCAAGGAACAGTACCCCGCGGACATGACCGAGGCCGAACTGCTGGCCCGCATCGCCATCCTGAACCAGGACCCGACCATCCACGGCATCCTGGTGCAGCTGCCGCTGCCCAAGCACATGGACTCGCACAAGGTCATCGAGGCCATCGCGGCCGAGAAGGACGTGGACGGTTTCCACATCAGCAACGCCGGCCTGCTCATGACCGGCCAGCCCCTGTTCCGCCCCTGCACGCCCTATGGCGTGATGAAGATGCTGGAATCGGAAGGCGTGACGCTGCGCGGCGCCGAAGCCGTGATCGTGGGCGCCAGCAATATCGTCGGCAAACCCATGGCGATGCTGCTGCTGCAAGCCGGCGCCACCATCACCATTTGCAATTCCAAGACGCGCGACCTGGCGGCCCAGACCCGCCGCGCCGACGTGCTGGTGGTCGCCACCGGCAAGCCCGGCATGATCGATGGCTCGATGATCAAGCCTGGCGCCGTCGTTATCGACGTGGGCATCAACCGCGGTGCCGACGGCAAGCTGTGCGGCGACGTGGACTTCGCCTCGGCCAAGGAAGTGGCCGGCGCGATCACGCCCGTCCCCGGCGGCGTGGGTCCCATGACCATCGCCATGCTGCTGGTCAACACCATCGAAGCCGCGGAACGCGCCGCCGGCTGA
- a CDS encoding response regulator transcription factor, with translation MNTPHLSSTVFIVDDDEAVRDSLRWLLEANGYRVRAYASGESFLEDYDASQIGVLIADVRMPGMSGLELQEQLLARNAPLPIVFITGHGDVPMAVSTMKKGAVDFLEKPFNESDLREIVARMLEQATQRVSKHQAQKDHEAMLARLTAREQQVLERIVAGRLNKQIADDLGISIKTVEAHRANIMEKLEVTTVADLMKVALAKPEATA, from the coding sequence ATGAACACGCCCCACCTGTCGAGCACGGTTTTCATTGTTGACGACGACGAAGCGGTCCGCGATTCGCTGCGCTGGCTATTGGAGGCCAATGGCTATCGCGTTCGCGCCTACGCCAGCGGCGAATCCTTCCTTGAAGACTATGACGCCAGCCAGATCGGCGTGCTGATCGCCGACGTGCGCATGCCCGGCATGAGCGGCCTGGAACTGCAGGAACAGCTGCTCGCCCGCAATGCCCCGCTGCCCATCGTGTTCATCACCGGCCACGGCGACGTACCGATGGCTGTGTCCACCATGAAGAAAGGCGCGGTCGACTTCCTGGAAAAGCCGTTCAATGAATCCGATTTGCGCGAGATCGTGGCGCGCATGCTGGAGCAGGCCACGCAGCGCGTGAGCAAGCACCAGGCCCAGAAAGACCACGAAGCCATGCTGGCGCGCCTGACCGCGCGCGAGCAGCAGGTGCTGGAGCGCATCGTCGCGGGCCGCTTGAACAAGCAGATCGCCGACGACCTGGGCATCAGCATCAAGACCGTAGAGGCGCACCGCGCCAACATCATGGAAAAACTTGAAGTGACCACCGTAGCTGATTTGATGAAAGTGGCCTTGGCCAAACCCGAGGCGACGGCATGA
- a CDS encoding PAS domain S-box protein, with the protein MSSAPKSNIPTPFHDHARTRRRGVYWVTPAMVLILYICVMAVFFWLQRIHDDSVMFVTIDQEMRQQRLIWVVLALSCVIVISLLMLWRYTRFRSAAEAALIAETGFRRAMENSMSTGMRVLDMEGRIAYVNPAFCRMIGWNEADLIGRSPPFPYWVPGRHEQHQHTLDVLMSGKTPSSGLEVEAQRRDGSRFTARMYVSPLLDPNGNQIGWMTSMTDITEPKRIREALTAAHERFMTVLEGLDDAISVTADTHDGLELLFANRTYRRVFGAQTGGHDELLAGRRGRFTDESVEVFAPSVQRWFEVHHRMLAWTDGRRVRMQVARDITERRVHEEASRVQQEKIQLTSRLTTMGEMASSLAHELNQPLTAIANYSMGAVALVKAGHTSPNMLLPALEKAASQAERAGKIISRIREFVKRSEPRRQRVAISRIVDNAIGFAEIDARKRRIRIDRFVPSNAPDVLADPILIEQVLLNLLKNGLEAMEKSESDELKVAVILHEQHIEVAVVDRGHGLAEPERLFEPFFSTKTQGLGMGLNICRTIIESHHGRLWADPNPAGGTIFRFTLPCAAPQSQAQNDQSEELHA; encoded by the coding sequence ATGTCCAGCGCGCCCAAGTCCAATATTCCTACGCCGTTCCACGATCACGCCCGCACTCGCCGACGCGGGGTGTACTGGGTCACGCCAGCAATGGTGCTGATCCTCTATATCTGTGTGATGGCGGTGTTTTTCTGGCTGCAGCGCATCCATGACGACAGCGTCATGTTTGTCACCATCGACCAGGAAATGCGCCAGCAGCGCCTGATCTGGGTGGTGCTGGCCCTGTCCTGTGTGATCGTCATCAGCCTGCTGATGCTGTGGCGCTATACGCGCTTCCGTTCGGCGGCCGAGGCCGCCCTGATCGCCGAAACCGGATTCCGCCGCGCCATGGAGAACTCCATGTCCACCGGCATGCGCGTGCTCGACATGGAGGGCCGCATCGCCTATGTGAATCCGGCGTTCTGCCGCATGATCGGCTGGAACGAGGCTGACCTGATCGGCCGCAGCCCGCCCTTCCCTTATTGGGTGCCGGGTCGCCACGAGCAGCACCAGCACACCCTGGACGTGCTGATGTCCGGCAAGACCCCCAGCAGCGGCCTCGAAGTCGAGGCGCAGCGCCGCGACGGGTCGCGCTTCACGGCGCGCATGTACGTGTCGCCCCTGCTGGACCCCAATGGCAACCAGATCGGCTGGATGACCTCCATGACCGACATTACCGAACCCAAGCGCATCCGCGAGGCCCTGACGGCCGCGCACGAGCGTTTCATGACGGTGCTGGAAGGCCTGGATGACGCGATTTCGGTCACCGCCGACACCCACGACGGCCTGGAACTGCTGTTCGCCAACCGCACCTACCGCCGCGTGTTCGGCGCCCAGACCGGCGGCCACGACGAGCTGCTGGCCGGACGCCGCGGCCGCTTCACCGACGAATCCGTGGAAGTCTTCGCGCCCTCGGTGCAGCGCTGGTTCGAAGTGCACCATCGCATGCTGGCCTGGACCGACGGCCGCCGCGTGCGCATGCAGGTGGCGCGCGACATCACTGAACGCCGCGTCCATGAAGAGGCCTCGCGCGTGCAGCAGGAGAAGATCCAGCTCACCAGCCGCCTGACCACCATGGGCGAAATGGCCTCGTCGCTGGCGCACGAACTGAACCAGCCGCTGACCGCCATCGCCAACTACAGCATGGGCGCCGTCGCCCTGGTCAAGGCCGGCCACACCAGCCCCAACATGCTGCTGCCGGCCCTGGAAAAGGCTGCCTCGCAGGCCGAACGCGCGGGCAAGATCATCAGCCGCATCCGCGAGTTCGTGAAGCGCAGCGAGCCCCGCCGCCAGCGCGTCGCGATCAGCCGGATTGTCGACAACGCCATCGGCTTCGCCGAGATCGACGCCCGCAAGCGCCGCATCCGCATCGACCGCTTCGTGCCGTCGAACGCGCCGGACGTGCTGGCCGATCCCATCCTGATCGAGCAGGTGTTGCTGAACCTGCTGAAGAACGGGCTGGAGGCCATGGAAAAGAGTGAATCCGACGAGCTCAAGGTCGCCGTGATCCTGCATGAACAGCACATCGAGGTCGCGGTGGTCGACCGCGGCCACGGCCTGGCCGAACCCGAGCGCCTGTTCGAACCCTTCTTCAGCACCAAGACCCAGGGCCTGGGCATGGGGCTGAATATCTGCCGTACCATTATTGAATCGCACCATGGTCGCCTGTGGGCGGATCCCAATCCCGCCGGCGGCACCATTTTCCGCTTTACCCTGCCCTGCGCTGCACCCCAGTCGCAGGCCCAGAACGATCAGTCCGAGGAGTTGCACGCATGA